AAGCGAGATAAGAGAAAAGTTCATAGGCCTATTAAGAAGATACGAAAGCGAATATCATAATCTTGTAGCCGAGCACATAGAAAAACACTTAAGAGCGCTCGGCTTAAGCGCAGGGAGGTGAGAAAAATGATAACGGTTTTACAGTTTGGAGAAGGGAATTTCATAAGAGCGTTCTTTGACTGGATGCTTCAAAAGATAAACGAAAGGACCGGAACGAAAAATGAGGTGTTTTTGATTCAACCAATACCAGAAGGAAGACTCGAAAATATACTTAAGGCAGGGGGAAAATACCACGTTCTCCTAAGAGGATATGAGAATGGAGAGTATAAAGAGGTTCTCGATCGCGTTGAGGTCATAAAAGATGGTGTAAATCCCTTTAAAGATTACTCAAAATTGCTTGAAGCAGGGAAAATACCTGAGCTAAAGGTAGTTGTTTCCAACACGACAGAGGCAGGAATATTCTACAGAAAGATGGAAAAGGCGGAAAACTACCCATCGATGTTAGCGGAAATACTATACGAAAGGTTTAAAAACAACTTGTCTCCCCTTTATATACTACCATTAGAACTTATAGAAAATAACGGAGACAAATTAAAAGAATGCATAATCAAATATGCGAAAGATTGGAACTATCCCAAGGGCTTTTTCGACTACCTTGAAAGCTGTAAGTTCTACAACACACTTGTCGATAGGATAGTGCCAGGCTTTCCTAAGGAGGCAGCTGAAGAGATCTTCAAGAAAATAGGAGAGAAAGACGAGAACTTAACGAGCGGAGAGCTTTTCCACCTCTTCGTCATTCAAGGAGATCCCTCCATTTTTGAGATCCTTCCCTTCGATAAAGCAGGGTTAAACGTTATACTAACCGATAATTTAAAGTTTTATAGAGATCGAAAGGTGCGAATATTAAACGGATGCCACACATCTATGGTACCTGTGGGGCTTCTAAACGGCATAGAGTATGTGAAAGACTTCGCAGAGCATGAAAAATTCGGCAGATGGCTATATGAGCTGGCTCATGATGAAATCGTTCGAGCTTTCTCAGATAATGATGAGACTCACAAATACGCAGATGAAGTCCTCCAGAGGTTCAAAAATCCCGCCTTAAAGCACAGCCTGCGAAGCATAGCCCTTAATTCCATAAGCAAGATGAACACGAGGGTGCGCCCAACGCTCGAGGACTACTACCATAAGTTCGGAAAGCTACCTCCAAGAATAACGGAGGGAATCGCTCACATGGTCGAACTCTATGACTGTGATGGTATTAAGGAGCTTCCGGGAGGACCACTAAAGCTATCAGATTTCAGTGAACTTAAGGGACACGATACGGAAAGCATTATCGAAAGCTTTTTCCCCAACCTCGAGGGCAAGCTAAAGAGGGAGGTGCTTACCACCATTGAAAAAATACGTAAAGCTTGGAAGCGAGGATAATGTAGTCGTCGCATTAGTAGAAGTAAGAAAGGGGGAAAAAATCCTTGAGAACATCATCGCAATAGAGGATATCCCGGCGGGACACAAAGTTGCGATAAAGGAGATATCAGCAGGTGAGAAGATAATCAAATATGATCATCCCATAGGAATCGCAACGTGCAAGATAAAGCCTGGTGAATGGGTACATGTACATAACCTTAAAACCACGTTAACCCCAGAGTGGAAGCCGAGATGGATCAAAGTAAGGAAGATAAAGCTAACCGATGTTAAACACCCTTCAAGAACCTTTATGGGATATCTCAGGGAAAGTGGAGAAGCGGGAACAAGAAACGAAATCTGGGTAATTCCCACCGTTGGATGCATAAACGGAATCCTGAGAAAAATCATTACAGATATTAAAAAGCCAGAATGGATAGACGATATCAAAGTTCTATCTCACCCCTACGGTTGCTCCCAGCTCGGGGGAGATCTCGAGCTGACCAGAGACATTCTCGCAGGGCTTGCGAGAAATCCAAATGCAGGGGGTGTACTGATCGTTGGACTTGGTTGCGAAAACCTTCAAATAGATACATTGAAAGAAAAGCTCCTCGGACATCCAAACATAGCATTTGCCACCCTTCAAGACATTGAGGATGAGTTTCATACCATTCAGAGTATCTTAAGCGAGCTTATGGAAAAGGCAAAAGCAGAGAGAAAAGAATGCCCCTTAAGCGCCCTCACCGTAGGGGTTAAGTGCGGAGGAAGCGACTCCTTCTCAGGGTTAACTGCAAATCCTCTTGTAGGTAAGCTCGCAGACTATCTCGTTCACCACGGTGGAACGATTCTGATGTCAGAGATACCGGAAATATTCGGAGCAGAGGACACGATAATATCGAGGATAGAGGATGAAGAAACGTACGAAAAGTTCGTGAAAACGATAAACTGGTTCAGAGACTACTATACGAGATACGGACAACCAATTTACGAAAATCCCTCACCGGGAAACATAAAAGGAGGTATAACGACTCTCGAGGAAAAATCCCTCGGAGCGGTGAAAAAGAGCGGTAGCGGAACGGTGAGCGACGTGCTTCGATATGGAGAAACAGCTAAAAAAAGCGGAGTAAATATAGTATTTGGTCCCGGGAACGATCTCGTTTCATCCACCGCATTGGCGGGAAGCGGAGCAACGATTATACTCTTTACCACGGGAAGAGGCACTCCATACGGAACCGTGGTTCCAACCGTCAAGATATCGAGCAATTCCAGTCTGTATGAGAGGAAAGCAAACTGGATAGACTTTAACGCTGGGAAGATAGCAGAAGGCGCGGATACAGAAGAGGTTTTAAGCGAGCTCATCAAGCTCGTCATAAGCGTAGCGAGCGGGGAGAAAACGAAAAGTGAGAAAAACGGTTTTCACGAAATAGCCATTTTCAAAGACGGGGTGATACTATGATGGTCATCGAGTTGATAGGAAAGGAAGGAATAGTAGCAGTATTAAGAGCAGATTCTCCAGAAAAATGCGTTAAGCTCGCCAGAGAAGTATTCGAGGGAGGGATAAAGATAATAGAAATAACCTTTACCGTCCCCGAAGCAGATAAGGTTATCTCGAGAGTGGCCGAAGAGCTTAAAGACGCTATCGTAGGTGCGGGAACGGTCTTAAATGCAGAAAACTGCAAAAAGGCAATTCAAGCAGGAGCCCGCTTTATAGTAAGTCCGCATCTCTCTGAGAAGATAGCAGAAACAGCGAGCGTGCCATACATACCCGGCATAATGACCCCCACCGAATATGTAAGAGCTAAGGAGCTTGGATGCGAAGTTGTAAAAATATTCCCCGGAAGCGTGCTCAAACCCACTTTTATAAAGAGCATGAGAGGACCTTTCCCGGAGTTTAAGGCAATTCCAACAGGTGGGGTCAGCTTAGATAACCTTGAAGAATGGTTCTCAGCGGGAGCCTTTGCGGTAGGAGTGGGATCAAACCTGACGAAGAAGGGAAATCCTAAGGAAAACGCGAGACTTTTCATAGAGAAGATAAGGAGGTGTAGAAAATGAGCAAGGTCATAACATTCGGGGAGATAATGCTTAGGCTAAGCCCTCCAAATCACAAAAGGATATTCAACGCTACAGAATTTGAAATTAACTATGGAGGAGCAGAAGCCAACGTGGCATCATCACTGGCTCAGCTCGGATTAGATGCTTATTTCGTAACAAAGCTTCCGGAAAACGAGATAGGAAGAGCGGTCTTAGGGCACCTAAGAAGATTTAACGTAAAGACAGATTATATAGCCGTTGGAGGAGAACGTCTTGGAATATATTTTCTTGAAATAGGAGCTTCTCAACGCCCTTCAAAGGTAATCTACGATAGGAAAGGCTCTGCTTTCTCACAGTCCAAGCCGGATGATTACAACTGGGATGAAATATTTGAAGGAGCAAGCTGGTTCCACTTCACGGGCATAACCCCAGCTCTCGGCGGAGATCTTCCAGAAATATTGCTTGAAGCATTAAAAAAGGCCAAGGAAAAGGGCATAACAACAAGCTGTGATCTTAATTACAGAAAGAATCTCTGGAGTCCTGAAAAAGCCAACGAGGTAATGAGCGAGCTGATCGAATACGTTGACATAGCCTTAGGAAACGAAGAGGACGCCGAAAAGGTCTTTGGGATAAAGTCTGAAAACACCGATTTCGCCACTGGAAAGCTCAATAGAGAGGGATACATAGAGGTAGCAAAGAAGCTAAAGGAACGCTTTAACCTTAAAGCCGTTGCCATAACTTTAAGAGAAAGCATCTCGGCTACCGTAAACGAGTGGTCCGCTCTGCTCTTTGAGGAAGGCACACCATACTTTTCGCGCAAGTATAGAATAGATTATATCGTGGACAGGGTGGGAGGAGGCGACTCCTTCGCGGCAGGGCTGATATACGGGTTTATCAAGGAAATGCCTCCTCAAGAAAAGGTTAACTTCGCGGTTGCTCTCTCCTGCTGGAAGCACACCATACCTGGAGACTTCAACGTCTTTGCAGCATCCGAGATATCCAAGCTTGCAAGCGGATACACATCAGGAAGGGTGGAGAGATAAAGGAGGAATGAGAATTGCCGATAAAGAGGAAGACGAGCAAATCCGGACTTGTAGAGGTCGTCAAACGCGGAGAATTGAAATATGAACACTTCTTGGTCTTCAAGGGAAAGGGAGAAGAAAGTGTCAGGCTCAAAAGCGATGACGAAGAAGCAGTAGTTGTGCTTCTCTCAGGCATGATGAAAGTGGAAGTGGACAAAAAAAGCTTTAACACCGGATATAGAAAAGATGTTTTTTCATCAAATGCATGGGCAGTATATATCCCCCCAAGAAGAGAATTCAAAATAACAGCTCTTATGGACTCGGAAATAGCCATAGCTTTCGCGTTTGCAAGCACAGGCGTGGAGCCCTTCATGGTAAAACCTGAAGAAGTCAAAACGAGAAGCGTAGGAATATGGAACTGGAGAAGAGACGTTAAAGACATAATAGACTTACGCTACGGTGCAGAAAGGCTCCTCGTTGGCGAAACGCTAAACCCTCCTGGAAACTGGTCAAGCTGGCCTCCGCACAAGCATGACGAGGACAACTTTCCAGTAGAGGTAAAAACGGAAGAAATATATTACTTTAAGATAAAGCCGCCAACCGGCTTTGGCATTCAGAGAATTTACGATAAAAAGGGTCTTGAGGAAGTTCACGTAGTATTTGATGGGGATACAACCTTACTTCCTCGAGGATACCATCCCGTAGTCGCGGCACCCGGCTACAGTCTCTACTATCTGTGGATCATCGCGGGAGAGAAAAGGATGCTCCTTATGAATGACGACCCGGATCATGCGTGGCAAAAATGCGAGGAAGCTCTTCTTAAAGAGGTTTTAAGGCGGGAGCCCGTTTAAAAGGCTCCCGCCTTTTTTATCACTTCCATAGCAGGGAAGGCAGCCACATGGCTATAGCTGGAACATAGGTAACGAGCATAAGCGCACCGACCATAGCTACGTAAAACGGGAACATCGCTTTCATGACTTCCTCTATCTTCATCTTCCCCACTACGCATCCTACGAATAAAGTATTTCCCACGGGAGGGGTACACAAGCCTATTCCCAAGTTCATCATCATTATAATCCCAAAGTGCACCGGATCAACGCCAAAACGCGTTACGACGGGTAAAAATATTGGAGTTGTTATAAGAATCAGCGGTGCCATGTCCATTATCATCCCGAGAAGCAAAAGAACCACGTTAATTATAAGGAGAATCACACACTTATTAGAAGAAATGCTCGTTATAGCAGTGGCTATCATATCAGGAACCTTAAGATAAGCCAAGAGCCACCCAAAGGATGAAGCAGAAGCTATGAGGAACATAACTATAGCAGTTGTAGTCACGGTTTCTCTAAGAACCCTCAAAATCCCCCTGAATGTGATCTCCTTATAGACAAATACTGCTATGAAGAAGGCATAAACCACAGCAGCAACCGATGATTCAGTAGCAGTAAACACCCCGCTTAAAACCCCGCCAAGGATTATCACTATGGTGAGAAGGCCCCAAATGGAATCAAGTATTATCCTTATGGCTTCTTTTCCCCTAACACGCGGATTTACAGGATATCCTTTCTTAATAGCTATAATATAGGCCGGAATCATAAGACAAAGCCCTATAAGTATACCTGGTATCGCACCTGCGAGAAACAGCCTTGCTATGGAGACACCTCCAGCAGCAAAGGAATAGATAATAGCGTTATGACTGGGAGGTATCACTAATCCCTCGGTGGAAGAGGTAACTGTAACCGCTATAGAATAATCTCTATCATATCCCTTTCTGACCATTTCAGGAATCATTATAGATCCTATAGAAGCGGTATCCGCAACGGACGATCCAGACATCCCTCCAAAAAGCATGGAAGCAACTATATTTGCAAAGGCGAGCCCTCCCCTTATGTGTCCCACAAACATGTTAGAGACATCCACAAGGCGCCTTGCTATCCCCGATTCAGTCATTAGCTGACCAGCGAGAACGAAAAAAGGTATTGCCATAAGGGAAAAGTTATCGAGAGGATCGCATAGTTTTTGAAGAACGACCATCGGCGGTAAACCAAGATAAAATACCGTGAAAAAGGAAGACAGCGCAAGCGTGAGAGATATGGGAACCCGAAGTAGCAGTAAACCTATGAAGCTACCCAAGAGAATAAATACCGGAGTCATCTTCGTATTTCTCCCCTCCTTAGGAACAAATAGATGAACCTTTCAAGCACGAAAACAAGCATTATAACGCCAGAAACTACAAGCGCAAAGTAAGCATCTGCCGCCTTTAACCCGGTAGCTGGAAGAATCTGGAAACGCGTCAACTCAACTATATCTCTACCATAAAAGATCATGAAGATAGCAAGCATTCCATATAAGGAGATCTCTATGATGACTGGGATAATCGCCTTTTCACCGAAAATCCACTTAGCAAAGACTTCCATAGATATATGAATGGATTTTCTAACGCCCCATGCTGCACCTATCAGAACGAAGTATATCATAACAACGCCTATAAGCTCCTCAGCCCATGTCAGAGGATGATTGAAGAAATATCTCATTACCACTTGAAGGAAGGTAACGCCAACAAGAAAAATGAGCACTATATATAATAGCCCAACTAAAAGCTTATCAAACCAATTAAAAACCCTCATTAAAGACTTTCTATTATTTAGCCATTGCGCGAATCTGCTCTATAAGCTTGGAGTACTTAGCTCCATACTTATCGTAAACTGGCTTAACAGCTTTTATAAACGGTTCCTTCTTCGGATGGAATATCTTACATCCGCTCTCCTTAACTATCTTAAGGGCTATATTCTCATCCTTTATCCAGAGTTTCTTCTGAAGCTCCTGTCCCGCGAATGCAGCCAGCTCAAGTATTTTTCTATCCTCAGGCGAAAGCTTATTCCAAGTGACCTTGCTAACTAAAACTACCTCGGGAACCATAGCGTGCTCATCCAGGGAATAGTACTTAGCAACCTCATAGTGGCTGGTCTCGTAATAGCTCGGAGGATTATTTTCAGCTCCATCAATAACGCCCGTTTGAAGAGCGGTGTAGACCTCCTCAAAAGCCATTGGAACTGGACGTCCGCCCATAGCCCTAACCATATCAATCATGACTGGGCTTTTCTGAACACGGATTTTCAATCCCTTGAGATCAGCCGGAGAAAGAATAGGCTTCTTAACCGTATAGAAGCTCCTCGCGCCGGAGTCCATGTAAGCGACTCCGATGAAGCCAGCAGCTCTGAGATCTTTAAGCATCTTTTGACCTATATCGCTCTCAAGAACCTTCCACATATGCTTCCTGCTCTTAAACATATAGGGTAAAGCGAAAACTGAGATCTTAGGATAAAAAGCGGTAACAGGAGAAATAGAAACGCGATTGATGTCTATAACGCCCATCTGCGTCTGTTCAATGGTTTCTTTTTCCGAGCCAAGAACCGCACCAGGATAAACTTCGATCTTTATCTTGCCGTTGGTCCACTTATTAACCAGTTTCGCCATCAGCTCAAGTCCCTCAACTGTGGAGTAACCCTTCTTATGATCATCTGCAGCTTTGAGAACGATCACATTCCCCTTCTTCTCCATAGCTAAGGCAAAGCTCGAGAATGAAACGGCAACGGCCACTACCAGCAGAACCACCAACATACGTCTCACGATAAACCCCTCCTTCCTTAATTATTTGTTTCCTTTATAAATAAATATACCGTAAGAACGGCCTTCCGTCAAGGGCAGATGGAACTTCCTAAACCCGTTGACTTTTTATCGTTATTATCATAGTATTTACTTGCAAAAACGAAACTTCGGAGGTGCGATAAGATGAGAAAGGTCTACCTCGATCACTCAGCCACTACGCCAATCGATCCAGAAGTTTTCGACGAGATGTTGCCCTTTCTAAAAGAGCACTTTGGTAACCCCAGCAGTCTTCACTCCTGGGGAAGGAAAGCAAGAAAAGCCATAGAAGAAGCAAGAGAATCAGTAGCTAAGCTAATTTCCGCCGATCCCTCAGAAATAATATTCACTGGAGGAGGAAGTGAATCTAACAACCTTGCCATAAAAGGAACAGCACTCGCCCTACAGGGAAAAGGAAAGCATATTATAACATCGTCTGTAGAGCATCACGCCGTACTGGAAGTCTGCGAATGGCTTGAAAAAATAGGTTTTGAAATTACTTACCTGCCCGTCGATGAATATGGAAGAGTCAGCATAGAGGATTTAAAGAATGAAATCAGGCAAGATACCATCCTTGTCTCAATCATGTATGGAAACAACGAGGTAGGAACTCTTCAACCTATAAGAGAAATAGGGAAAATTTGCAGAGAAAGAGGCATCATATTCCATGTAGACGGCGTCCAGGCAGTTGGACATATCCCCGTAAACGTGAGAGAAGATTTCATAGATATGCTAACGATATCAGCACACAAGATGTATGGGCCAAAGGGAGTAGGAGCTCTGTATATAAGGAAAGACATTAAACTTACTCCGCTAATTCACGGTGGCGGACAGGAAAAAGGGCTAAGATCAGGCACGGAAAATGTGGCAGGCATAGTAGGTCTCGGAGCTGCATCAAAGCTCGCCTTAAAGAGACTCTCCAACGGTGATGAAGAAAGGGTAAAAAAACTTAGAGACAAGCTTATCGATGGCGTACTACGCGAAATACCGGATGTCATCCTCACGGGGCACAAGGAAGAGCGCCTCCCCTTCCACACAAGCTTCTGCTTTAAATATATCGAAGGAGAAGCGATAGTACTACGCCTCGACGCAGCTGAAATAGGAGCTTCTACCGGGTCAGCATGCTCCACGGGAAAACCAGAACCAAGCCATGTTCTTATCGCGATGGGGATCCCACGCGAAATAATACATGGTTCTCTCAGACTAACGCTTGGAAAAGATAACAGCGAGAGCGATATAGATTATGCCATTGAAAAGCTAAAAGAAACTGTAGATGACCTGCGAAAAATCTCTCCTTTTGGAAAAAAGAAATAAATAGGAGGTGCGGCTCCGTTGTATACGGAAAAGCTCCTTCAGTTATTTCTAAATCCTAAAAATGTTGGGCGTATAGAAGATGCTGACGGGATTGGAGAAGTCGGAGACCCGGGATGCGGTGATGTAATGAGAATTTACATAAAAGTCAAAGACGAAAGAATCGAGGACATAAAATTTGAAACTTTTGGATGCGCAGCGGCAATTGCCATCTCTTCGATGATAACAGAGATGGTTAAGGGAAAGACCCTTGAAGAAGCTCTTAAAATAACAAACAACGATGTTGCGGATGCTCTTGGAGGCCTGCCACCCCCTAAAATGCACTGCTCTCTATTAGCAGAGCAGGGAATTAAAGCCGCGATAGAAGACTATTTGAATAAGGAGGAAAGAAAAGAGAGAAATCATAAGCGTGGAGGGCAAAGTGGAGATAATTAAAAAGGGGTAAGTCCCAAGAGGGAACAAACTTACCCCTTTTCTTCAAATTTACCTTACTACGTCATATCTCTTCGCTTTCGGATGGAAGCTCAAGCCACTTTTTACCATAAAGGAGCCTTGAAACCAACATGGCTGCATTAGTATCTCCCGTAGCATTAACCATTGTAGCGGGCGCATCAACTATCTGTCCTATCATGGCGATAATGGGAAAGGCTTCGGGGGGGAAACCGTAAACGCTCGTTATGATGAGCGAGGCAGCGTATCCTCCTCCAGGGACACCGGAAAGCGCAACTCCTCCAAGGATAGCAATCAAAATAGCCATGGCAAGCTCATAACCGCCGGAGAAGGGTTTACCAAAAACAGCAAAGAGAAAGGCTATCTTAAGTATCCCACTTAAGCAGGAACCATCCATGTGAATGGTTGCTCCTATAGGTAAAACGAGCTCCCTGACCTCACGAGGAACGCCTATCCTTCTTGCAGCATCCAAGTTAACAGGAAGGGTTGCAACGCTACTACAGGTTCCAAAAGCAGTAATCGCCGGAGGTATAATATTCTTCCACCATCTTCTAAGGCCTTCCATCCCCCCCGCCATATAAGAAGTAATGGAGTACATCACAACCCAATATACAAAAGCTGCTGGGAAGTATATGGCCGCTGCCCGTGCATAAGCCCCCAAAAGCTGAGTTCCAAGCGTCCCGGTAAGAGCAGCAAAATAGGCAAAAATTCCTATAGGTGCGTAAAGCATCACTATCCAGACAAGCTTAAGCATAGCTTCAGAAAGGATATCGAAAACGCGAGCTAAAGACCTCCCTCTTTCTCCAACGAGGTTTATAGCTATACCTAAAAGTATGGCAAAGATTATCATAGGCAGCATGTGAGATTTATCAAATAGTTGATAGAAAGAAGAAACCGTGAAGGTCTTGACCATTCTCGCTGCAAGTGAAAAACTCTTTATTTCCGGAGCTTTGGGAAGCTGAAAGGTTCCAGGCTGAACCGGTGGAAAGATCTTCAAAATAAAAATCATGAATACAGATGCCACGAGACCGAGAACTATAAATATAAATATGGTAGAGCCAAGTATCCTTCCAAGCTTACCTAAACCACCGAGGTTAATTATGGCTGAAACTATAGTAATGAAAACAACAGGTGTTACCACCGTAAACATAAGATTCAGAAAAATATCACCGAAGGGTTTTAGCTTAGATGCGGCGGGACCCATACCGAGACCTACGAGAGTTCCCAAAACCATGGAAAGAATAAGTATGAGCGGAAACCTATACCCCTTAAACAACTTCTCCAGAGACGCCAAGCTGCTCCACCCCCCTTTCAGGATCGGTTAGCGTTTGGCATACCATCTTACATGCAGCTTTGATTGCTTGGTTGTAATAATATCGTCTATCAAAGAAATTGTCAACGAAAATTAAACCTTCTCGAAGGGGTAAAAATAGTGCACATGAAACATAAGATTAAAGATATTCAGACTTTCTTCATAGAACTTTTAGCGCAAAATCAGTGGTTCTGCAAAACGGGATTAACAGTGGTTTGTTATGAAAGCACGATTTCACCAATAAGGGACCATGTTTCCCCTTTCAAAATTCTCACCTTAACGAAGCTCCCTATTAATTCCCTTTTTCCCTTAAATATAACAATTCTATTAGCCCTGGTTCTTCCTTGAAGCATTTCCCCCTTTGGAGCGATTCCATCTACGAGAACTTCAAAAACCCTTCCCTCAAGTTCTTCATGTATACTCTTAGCTATCCGCGCAACTGTTTCATTTAGCCGATTTATTCTTTGCTTCTTTGTGTTTTCATCTACCTGATCTGGAAAAGTAGCAGCTAAGGTACCGGGACGGGGGGAGTAGATAGCAGTATAGACAACATCAAATCCGACTTCCTCAACCAGACTTACGCTCTTCTCGAAATCTTCCTCCGTTTCACCGGGGAATCCAACTATGATATCGCTTGTATAGCTCGCTTCCGGGGAAGGAAAGGAAAGCTTAAGTCTATCTATAAGCCTCAAATAATCTTCTCTTGTATATCCCCTTCCCATTCTCTTAAGTATCTTCGTAGATCCAGATTGGACCGGCAGGTGAAAGTGCTCACAAACCTTACTGCATTCCTCTATAGCCTTTATAAGACCCTCGGTAAGATCTAAGGGATAAGAAGTGGTAAAGCGAACCCATTTTATCCCCTCTATTCTCTCTATTTCTCTCAGAAGATTAGCAAGAGAATATTTAAAGGGAAGATCCTTACCATAAGACTCTACGCTTTGTCCTAAAAGGGTTATCTCCTTATATCCTTGGGACGCAAGCTCCTCTATCTCCTTGAGTATGGAATCGGGATGCCTGCTCCTCTCTCT
The genomic region above belongs to Synergistota bacterium and contains:
- a CDS encoding sugar kinase, yielding MSKVITFGEIMLRLSPPNHKRIFNATEFEINYGGAEANVASSLAQLGLDAYFVTKLPENEIGRAVLGHLRRFNVKTDYIAVGGERLGIYFLEIGASQRPSKVIYDRKGSAFSQSKPDDYNWDEIFEGASWFHFTGITPALGGDLPEILLEALKKAKEKGITTSCDLNYRKNLWSPEKANEVMSELIEYVDIALGNEEDAEKVFGIKSENTDFATGKLNREGYIEVAKKLKERFNLKAVAITLRESISATVNEWSALLFEEGTPYFSRKYRIDYIVDRVGGGDSFAAGLIYGFIKEMPPQEKVNFAVALSCWKHTIPGDFNVFAASEISKLASGYTSGRVER
- the iolB gene encoding 5-deoxy-glucuronate isomerase, giving the protein MKRKTSKSGLVEVVKRGELKYEHFLVFKGKGEESVRLKSDDEEAVVVLLSGMMKVEVDKKSFNTGYRKDVFSSNAWAVYIPPRREFKITALMDSEIAIAFAFASTGVEPFMVKPEEVKTRSVGIWNWRRDVKDIIDLRYGAERLLVGETLNPPGNWSSWPPHKHDEDNFPVEVKTEEIYYFKIKPPTGFGIQRIYDKKGLEEVHVVFDGDTTLLPRGYHPVVAAPGYSLYYLWIIAGEKRMLLMNDDPDHAWQKCEEALLKEVLRREPV
- a CDS encoding TRAP transporter small permease subunit: MRVFNWFDKLLVGLLYIVLIFLVGVTFLQVVMRYFFNHPLTWAEELIGVVMIYFVLIGAAWGVRKSIHISMEVFAKWIFGEKAIIPVIIEISLYGMLAIFMIFYGRDIVELTRFQILPATGLKAADAYFALVVSGVIMLVFVLERFIYLFLRRGEIRR
- a CDS encoding TRAP transporter large permease, coding for MTPVFILLGSFIGLLLLRVPISLTLALSSFFTVFYLGLPPMVVLQKLCDPLDNFSLMAIPFFVLAGQLMTESGIARRLVDVSNMFVGHIRGGLAFANIVASMLFGGMSGSSVADTASIGSIMIPEMVRKGYDRDYSIAVTVTSSTEGLVIPPSHNAIIYSFAAGGVSIARLFLAGAIPGILIGLCLMIPAYIIAIKKGYPVNPRVRGKEAIRIILDSIWGLLTIVIILGGVLSGVFTATESSVAAVVYAFFIAVFVYKEITFRGILRVLRETVTTTAIVMFLIASASSFGWLLAYLKVPDMIATAITSISSNKCVILLIINVVLLLLGMIMDMAPLILITTPIFLPVVTRFGVDPVHFGIIMMMNLGIGLCTPPVGNTLFVGCVVGKMKIEEVMKAMFPFYVAMVGALMLVTYVPAIAMWLPSLLWK
- a CDS encoding altronate dehydratase, whose protein sequence is MKKYVKLGSEDNVVVALVEVRKGEKILENIIAIEDIPAGHKVAIKEISAGEKIIKYDHPIGIATCKIKPGEWVHVHNLKTTLTPEWKPRWIKVRKIKLTDVKHPSRTFMGYLRESGEAGTRNEIWVIPTVGCINGILRKIITDIKKPEWIDDIKVLSHPYGCSQLGGDLELTRDILAGLARNPNAGGVLIVGLGCENLQIDTLKEKLLGHPNIAFATLQDIEDEFHTIQSILSELMEKAKAERKECPLSALTVGVKCGGSDSFSGLTANPLVGKLADYLVHHGGTILMSEIPEIFGAEDTIISRIEDEETYEKFVKTINWFRDYYTRYGQPIYENPSPGNIKGGITTLEEKSLGAVKKSGSGTVSDVLRYGETAKKSGVNIVFGPGNDLVSSTALAGSGATIILFTTGRGTPYGTVVPTVKISSNSSLYERKANWIDFNAGKIAEGADTEEVLSELIKLVISVASGEKTKSEKNGFHEIAIFKDGVIL
- a CDS encoding TRAP transporter substrate-binding protein, producing MRRMLVVLLVVAVAVSFSSFALAMEKKGNVIVLKAADDHKKGYSTVEGLELMAKLVNKWTNGKIKIEVYPGAVLGSEKETIEQTQMGVIDINRVSISPVTAFYPKISVFALPYMFKSRKHMWKVLESDIGQKMLKDLRAAGFIGVAYMDSGARSFYTVKKPILSPADLKGLKIRVQKSPVMIDMVRAMGGRPVPMAFEEVYTALQTGVIDGAENNPPSYYETSHYEVAKYYSLDEHAMVPEVVLVSKVTWNKLSPEDRKILELAAFAGQELQKKLWIKDENIALKIVKESGCKIFHPKKEPFIKAVKPVYDKYGAKYSKLIEQIRAMAK
- a CDS encoding bifunctional 4-hydroxy-2-oxoglutarate aldolase/2-dehydro-3-deoxy-phosphogluconate aldolase, encoding MMVIELIGKEGIVAVLRADSPEKCVKLAREVFEGGIKIIEITFTVPEADKVISRVAEELKDAIVGAGTVLNAENCKKAIQAGARFIVSPHLSEKIAETASVPYIPGIMTPTEYVRAKELGCEVVKIFPGSVLKPTFIKSMRGPFPEFKAIPTGGVSLDNLEEWFSAGAFAVGVGSNLTKKGNPKENARLFIEKIRRCRK
- the nifS gene encoding cysteine desulfurase NifS — encoded protein: MRKVYLDHSATTPIDPEVFDEMLPFLKEHFGNPSSLHSWGRKARKAIEEARESVAKLISADPSEIIFTGGGSESNNLAIKGTALALQGKGKHIITSSVEHHAVLEVCEWLEKIGFEITYLPVDEYGRVSIEDLKNEIRQDTILVSIMYGNNEVGTLQPIREIGKICRERGIIFHVDGVQAVGHIPVNVREDFIDMLTISAHKMYGPKGVGALYIRKDIKLTPLIHGGGQEKGLRSGTENVAGIVGLGAASKLALKRLSNGDEERVKKLRDKLIDGVLREIPDVILTGHKEERLPFHTSFCFKYIEGEAIVLRLDAAEIGASTGSACSTGKPEPSHVLIAMGIPREIIHGSLRLTLGKDNSESDIDYAIEKLKETVDDLRKISPFGKKK
- the nifU gene encoding Fe-S cluster assembly scaffold protein NifU, giving the protein MYTEKLLQLFLNPKNVGRIEDADGIGEVGDPGCGDVMRIYIKVKDERIEDIKFETFGCAAAIAISSMITEMVKGKTLEEALKITNNDVADALGGLPPPKMHCSLLAEQGIKAAIEDYLNKEERKERNHKRGGQSGDN
- a CDS encoding dicarboxylate/amino acid:cation symporter, whose protein sequence is MVLGTLVGLGMGPAASKLKPFGDIFLNLMFTVVTPVVFITIVSAIINLGGLGKLGRILGSTIFIFIVLGLVASVFMIFILKIFPPVQPGTFQLPKAPEIKSFSLAARMVKTFTVSSFYQLFDKSHMLPMIIFAILLGIAINLVGERGRSLARVFDILSEAMLKLVWIVMLYAPIGIFAYFAALTGTLGTQLLGAYARAAAIYFPAAFVYWVVMYSITSYMAGGMEGLRRWWKNIIPPAITAFGTCSSVATLPVNLDAARRIGVPREVRELVLPIGATIHMDGSCLSGILKIAFLFAVFGKPFSGGYELAMAILIAILGGVALSGVPGGGYAASLIITSVYGFPPEAFPIIAMIGQIVDAPATMVNATGDTNAAMLVSRLLYGKKWLELPSESEEI